A window of the Cloacibacillus sp. An23 genome harbors these coding sequences:
- a CDS encoding Arm DNA-binding domain-containing protein encodes MTKIWTDTAIAKIVPKNKRFTKQIDTNLFIYIEPTGSRGWRVRYTPAAGQKQKMKKIGIFNPNKPEHMTLIAAKEQAVLIRGAVREEKSIEQVTKTFRDIAEEWLEDYTGARRNSTVESTEYRYKNYIEKAPFYTKRIANVNTQKCGTGWRDDRMSWRSYSRRCRRTMPQLFPTEEVKIMMRWQKYGAAGVCNKQRYLQQLVD; translated from the coding sequence AGCGAAAATAGTTCCGAAAAATAAACGATTTACGAAGCAAATTGATACAAATTTATTTATTTATATTGAGCCTACAGGTTCAAGGGGATGGCGTGTGAGATATACCCCGGCGGCAGGCCAGAAACAGAAGATGAAGAAAATTGGCATATTTAACCCAAACAAGCCGGAACACATGACGCTTATCGCCGCAAAAGAGCAGGCCGTGTTAATACGCGGAGCAGTGCGCGAAGAAAAGAGTATAGAGCAAGTCACAAAGACATTTCGGGATATTGCCGAGGAATGGCTAGAGGATTATACAGGGGCGCGCAGAAACAGCACTGTAGAATCAACAGAATATCGTTATAAAAACTATATAGAAAAGGCGCCGTTTTACACAAAGCGCATAGCCAACGTTAATACACAGAAATGTGGAACTGGTTGGCGGGATGACCGCATGAGCTGGCGCTCTTATTCGCGCCGATGCAGGAGAACAATGCCGCAGCTTTTTCCTACAGAAGAGGTCAAAATCATGATGAGATGGCAGAAATATGGCGCTGCCGGTGTTTGTAATAAGCAGCGATACCTTCAACAACTGGTTGATTGA